A single region of the Silene latifolia isolate original U9 population chromosome 8, ASM4854445v1, whole genome shotgun sequence genome encodes:
- the LOC141596402 gene encoding protein ELC-like, with translation MTQTAGQSAETLQFLSNILSQRGPSSVPYTEDVKWLIRQHLISLSQTFPSLHINSAIFTHNDGRTVNLLQTQGTIPMIYQNLTYNIPIIIWLVELYPRHPPLVFLNPTREMIIKRPHNHVTPSGMVNVPYLHNWIYPSSNLVDLAKSLGVCFALDPPLYSQRPRNYNSNPNPNPNPNPNANVSRLGLGFGGYGSGRTEEAGEVYKRNANSNPNSNPNANVNALSSIGSRLGLGFGGYGSGSGRTEEAGEVYKRNAINKLVEMVHGDIGGMRKEREGEMDGLFTVQGALRGREERVNRGLKEMVEEKEGLENQLQMGLTNADVLEGWVKENEDKLGKKKVDEVDEVFEPCDVLSKQMIETSASDLAIEDVIYSLDKGVQEGVIPFDQYLKNVRLLSREQFFHRALTAKVRAVQMQARVASMAGRASHYVM, from the coding sequence ATGACACAAACAGCAGGACAGAGCGCAGAAACCCTACAATTCCTAAGCAACATCCTGTCACAACGCGGTCCATCCTCCGTCCCATACACCGAAGACGTCAAATGGCTAATCCGTCAACACTTAATCTCTCTTTCCCAAACCTTTCCGTCTCTCCATATCAATTCCGCCATTTTCACACATAACGATGGTCGCACCGTTAATCTCCTCCAAACTCAAGGTACAATTCCTATGATTTACCAAAACCTAACTTATAATATTCCCATTATTATTTGGCTTGTTGAATTATATCCGCGGCATCCTCCGCTTGTTTTTCTTAACCCGACCCGCGAAATGATTATTAAGCGGCCGCATAATCATGTTACTCCTTCTGGTATGGTTAATGTTCCGTATTTGCATAATTGGATTTATCCCAGTTCTAATTTGGTTGACCTTGCCAAAAGCTTGGGGGTCTGTTTTGCCCTTGACCCCCCGCTTTATTCGCAGAGGCCTCGTAATTACAATTCCAACCCTaatcctaaccctaaccctaacccgaACGCTAATGTAAGtaggttagggttagggtttgggGGGTATGGGAGTGGGAGGACGGAGGAGGCGGGGGAGGTGTATAAGAGGAATGCGAATTCAAACCCTAACTCTAACCCGAATGCTAATGTTAATGCCCTAAGTAGCATAGGGAGtaggttagggttagggtttgggGGGTATGGGAGTGGGAGTGGGAGGACGGAGGAGGCGGGGGAGGTGTATAAGAGGAATGCGATAAATAAGTTAGTGGAGATGGTGCACGGGGATATAGGGGGTATGAGGAAAGAGAGGGAGGGGGAAATGGACGGATTGTTTACGGTGCAAGGAGCGTTAAGAGGGAGAGAGGAGAGGGTGAATAGAGGGTTGAAAGAGATGGTGGAGGAGAAGGAAGGGTTGGAGAATCAATTGCAGATGGGTTTGACGAATGCGGATGTGTTGGAAGGATGGGTGAAGGAGAATGAGGATAAGTTGGgaaagaagaaagttgatgaGGTTGATGAGGTGTTTGAGCCTTGTGATGTTTTGTCGAAACAGATGATTGAGACGAGTGCTAGTGATTTGGCGATTGAGGATGTGATTTATTCGCTTGATAAAGGGGTTCAAGAAGGTGTTATTCCGTTTGATCAGTATTTGAAAAATGTCAGGTTGTTGTCTAGGGAACAGTTTTTTCATCGGGCTTTGACTGCTAAGGTTAGGGCGGTTCAGATGCAGGCTCGTGTTGCTAGTATGGCTGGTCGCGCGTCCCACTATGTTATGTGA